DNA from Conexivisphaera calida:
CTACAAGCGGGAGAGATCCGAGGCGGGGTTCTCGGCCGACAAGAGGTTCTTCGGATGGGGAGTTGCGCAGAGTAGGGAGGACAGGATCAAGGGGGCGCTCTCCGTGATCGGGCTGTGGCACAACCTGTTCCACCTGGCCCCGTACTAGAATTCTGTCCCACAGCCCCAATTCGGATAACGCTTAAGGATCAGCCCGTCAAATATTGCATGTGCGCATAGCCGAGGGAATCCACGTGATCGACGGCACGAACGCGAACGTGTACGTCATCGAGACGGACGCCGGAATCGTCCAGGTGGACTCAGCCATGAGGGGGCAGTTCGGGAGGATCCGCTCCTTCTACGGGCCGCTGGGCCGGGGACCGAGCGCCGTGGTCGTCACGCACTCGCACATGGACCACATAGGGGAGCTGGCCTCGGTCGTCGCGACCTACGGGCCCGTCGTCTACGCGCACCCGGAGGAGATACTCGTCATCGAGGGCAGGAGGCCCATGTACTCGCGCTCCGCGCTCATCCGCTTGGTCGGTGCACTCGTGAAGCCCAGGCCGGTGGCCGGCGTCTTGGACGTCCACGGATTCTCGGCCCCCGGGATGAGGGTGCTGGATACCCCGGGCCACACGCCCGGGAGCATAACGCTGGTCTACGAGAGGGAGGGGGAGAGGTACCTATTCGTCGGGGACGCCGCATTCGAGGGCGGCGGAGCGCTGCGCGTGAACAGGAGGTTCTCCGTGGACGTGGAGGCGGCGGAGCGCTCGCTCGAGCTAATAGAGCGGATGTCGCCGGCGCTCGTCCTCCCGGGCCACGGGAAACCCGTGAGGATATGAGTGGTAGGGGAGGGGGGAGGAGAGGGAGAAGGAGAAGGAACCTCAGTACTGGGAGAGGGTGCCATCCCTCCTGGCGCGGTCGAACGCCAGCCTGTAGGACAGGAGCCCGAGCGGCACCGTGACGGCGGCGAACACGGCCAGCACCGCGATGAACGGGAGGAGCTCCCACAGTCCCTCGCCGTAGAGCAGCGCGCCCCTGAGGCCCTCGAGGGCCCAGGTGAGTGGGATCCCGTAGCTCACGTACCTCAGGTACCACGGGAGCGCGGCGGCCGGGAAAACCACGCCACCCATTAGGGTCGTGAACGTCGAGAAGAAGAACGAGATTGGGTTCCCCTGCTTCGTCACCATGACGACGGCGCCGGACATCGCGGCGATGCCGAACGTGGAGATCATCAGGAGCGCTATCATCATCGAAGCCGCCAGCATCCCGGACGGAAGGAACCTGACGCCGAGCGCGGCGCCCACCGCCAGTATCACGGCGGCGCTCACGCTGTTCAGCGCGAACCCCCATATGGACGAGTAGACGAGGAATCCCAGGACCCCGGAGGGGGAGAGCACGTAGTACTCGAGCGTGCCGTAGAGCTGCTCGTTCCTCAGCCTCTGGCTGACGGTGGCTATCGTGGACGACACGTAGCCCTGGAAGGCGAGCCCCACCACGAAGAAGGACGTGTAGTTGCCGGCCCCCATCCCCAGCTTCGAGACGAGCTGGTTCCCGAGCGCGGTCCCCGTGAAGTAGTAGGTGAAGACCGGGAGGACCCAGCTCAGCATTGTCAGCACAGCCTGGGTCCTGTAGCTGGCCCAGACCCTGAACCCCCTCAGGTAGAGGTATGCGTAGAGCTTAGACAGGACCCCCATGGAGATGCGCACCTCCCCTCCTGAACTGATACGGCCTGACGTCGGCGCCTCCCTCGCCCGCCAGGAG
Protein-coding regions in this window:
- a CDS encoding MBL fold metallo-hydrolase, whose product is MRIAEGIHVIDGTNANVYVIETDAGIVQVDSAMRGQFGRIRSFYGPLGRGPSAVVVTHSHMDHIGELASVVATYGPVVYAHPEEILVIEGRRPMYSRSALIRLVGALVKPRPVAGVLDVHGFSAPGMRVLDTPGHTPGSITLVYEREGERYLFVGDAAFEGGGALRVNRRFSVDVEAAERSLELIERMSPALVLPGHGKPVRI
- a CDS encoding ABC transporter permease; the encoded protein is MGVLSKLYAYLYLRGFRVWASYRTQAVLTMLSWVLPVFTYYFTGTALGNQLVSKLGMGAGNYTSFFVVGLAFQGYVSSTIATVSQRLRNEQLYGTLEYYVLSPSGVLGFLVYSSIWGFALNSVSAAVILAVGAALGVRFLPSGMLAASMMIALLMISTFGIAAMSGAVVMVTKQGNPISFFFSTFTTLMGGVVFPAAALPWYLRYVSYGIPLTWALEGLRGALLYGEGLWELLPFIAVLAVFAAVTVPLGLLSYRLAFDRARRDGTLSQY